The window CAAGAAGCTTGACGATGCTACAAAAGACTACAGTGCCTTGAAACTAACTTCTGAGACGCGGGAAGCTGCTGATGCTGACATCATAAGAAGTAAAGAGGAGGAGATTCAGAAGATTAATGAAAAGATGGATCATGCGGTGAAGGATGTAAACGAGAGTAAAGACAAAGTCGCTGACCTTACTGAGAAGTACGAAGACGCAAAGAGGATGCTGGAGATAGAACTCGCTAGTGTACATAACTTGAGACACGAGCTCGAAGGAACAAAGAGAACACTCCAGGCGTCGAGAGAACGCGTCTCTGACCTGGAGAAGATGCTTGACGAGTCGAGAGCTTTGTGCTCGAAGTTTGAATCAGAGGTTTCAAAGGTTCACGAAGAGTTTGATAAAGCCAAGAAAAGATATGAAGAGAATCTCGCTGATGAGAGACGAAACGGTGAGGTTTTGGCTAGTGAGCTTGCAGTGGAGAAGGATCATGTGAAGAAAGCTAGAGACGAGATTGAGGAACTGAGGCGTGAGGTCGAAGAAGCTTCTGCCAAGAACCAGAGCCTGCAAAAGGAGCTAGTGGAGGTTTACAAGAGAGGTGAAGCCACTAACAAGGAACTCAAAGAGGAGAAAGAGACTGTTTCTGCGTTGGAGAAAGAAGTGAAGGCAATGGAGAAGCAGATGTTGATGGACAGAGAAGCCATGAAGGCCCTTGAGACAGACCTGGAAGAAGCAGTTAAGTCTTTAGATGAGATGAACAAGAACACAGCGACGCTTTCGCGAGAGCTCGAGAAGGTGAACACTCATGCCTCTAGCTTGGAAGACGAGAGAGAAGTGCTTCAAGGATCACTAGAAGAGGCGAGGAACGCGTCAAAGGAAGCTAAGGAGAACGTGGAAGACGCGCATATCGTCGTGATGAGTCTAGGAAAAGAGAGGGAAGTGCTGGAAAAGAAAGTGAAGAAGCTGGAGGAAGAATTGGGGTCAGCAAAGGGAGAGATAGTGCGCATGAGAAGCCAACAACAGGATTCTATAAAGGCTGTGAATAGTTCAGATGAGCGATGATAAGGTTGCTGTGAAGAAAGTTGTCAGGAGGAGAAAGAGCAGCACTAGTTCTTGAAAGAGACAAAGGTTGTATAATGACCAGAACTTGCTTCTTATCATATAACTCTAATCTGTGTAAATTTTGACCATTTCATCAAATGATGATAGGAAGTATAGAGTGAGAAGATTGTATCAGGCTATTCATGTCTAAAATTATGATTTCATAAACTATATGTTAAAGAATGaaattacatttattattatacAATTAAAACCAAAACACCCTCAAGGAGTTAAGGGCAAGCACCAAAAATTGTTTCTCAAGAGGCTGCTTTAGTCTTCAGAAACAACCATCCTTTACAAGTTCTCTAGTAGAAGTTCAAAGTCTCTCAAATTCATGGCTGGCCATGAGCTTTCCATGTAGATGAGAGATCAGCAACAGCTTCACCAACTGTTAGATAAAGTCCACTCAGCCCCAATGACTCAATGATCTTGGACTTGTGTAGCTTTTCCATCACACTTCCCACAGGGTTCACCAGCACAAGCTgtttaaaacaaatgaaaacataaaattagCATGTGTGTTACTTCTTAGATAGGTAAGATCTTTGTTTGGAGATAGAGGTCTACCTGAAGTGATTGCTTCTCTAGCCTCCTCCTAAGTTCAAACAATGCCTCAATCCCGCTTGTGTCTATGGAAGATACAGCTGAAacagttcaaaaaaaagaaggcATAAGTAAAGAAGATAAGTCAAAAGCTATGATCATACCTCACATGAGAAGAGAAGTTACCTGTCATGTCAAGAACTATGCATTTTAAGGTACTACCATTGTTTTCCTTTATCCGACTTTCCTCTTCCCTTGTCCATCTCAAGATCCTACATAAAATCATTTCCATaagaacacacacaaaaaaaaatcaagaatcaaGTTATTTAGTAATGAAGAAAGTTGTTTTGACTAACCTTTCTTGCAGGTAAGTGCTATTGACAAAGTATATTGGAGATTCAACAGCAAGAATCAAGAAACCATGGATTCTTGAGGCTTCTCTGTATCTTTTAAGACTCTGGTATATCTGAGTCCCTTGGATATTTCCAAACTCTAAAGTGTTTGGCCTGGTTACATGCAACAAGATCTTGATAACCGAAACAACCACCTGCAACAAGAAGGTATCAAACTTAGATAACAAACAATCTGAAGATTAGTAAAAACCATAACCATAAAGAATATCTGTATACTCACTGCTATTGCTAGGCCAAGAGGCACAGAGACTAAGAGAACACCAAAGAAGGCACACATGCAAGTGAAGAAATCGAATTTGTCAACTTTGTAGAGCTTGTAAGCCGCTTGATAATCAATGAGGCCTATCACTGCGGTTAAGATGATGGCGGCTAGGATCAAGTTAGGAGTGTAGTAGAAGAGTGGCATCAGAAACAAGAGGGTCACAAGAACTGTCGAGGCCAACACAATGTTGGAAGCAGCTGTTTTTGCTCCAGCATTGTAGTTTACAGCAGATCTAGAGAAAGAACctgaagaaaaataaataaatagcaGTTGTCAAAAACATTGTTACTTGGGACACAAGTTGAATGAGATTGGTTTCTTACCTGTTGTAACATAGCAAGAGGTGCAAGAGCCAACCATGTTCATGAAACCTATAGCCATCATTTCTTTGTTCCCATTAACTTGATAGTTCTTTAGAGATGCAAAGGTTCTCCCAACAGCAATCCCttcctaaaaaaaatcaatcaagtCAAAGTGTTAAGCACTTTAGCACTTAACTCTACAATTTGGATATAAAGATTTTGTAAAGCTTACTGTAAGAGAGAGAACCCCTGTGATGATACCGGTCTTGATGGCAAGAGCAAGATGAGTACCACTGAAGTACAACATGTTTGATGAAGGTGGATTCAAACCCTTTGGTAGATGTCCAATctgcattaaaaaaattgaactgtTAGAATTTTCTCAATTCAGTTTTCAAAGTGACATAAGTCAAGTCTGATTAAAAATGTTCTTACAAAAGAGATGGCATGAGTCTTGTTCCTGATGAGGAAAACAAGAAGAGTTGAGATAACAACTGATGCCAAAGGTGATGCAGCTGATATCCAGAAAAGTTTTGGCTTCCTCATGCTCTGTAAATTCgccaaaaaaatgttaaatattcgATCACAGCACAGTCTCTTTTGGTATAATGCCTGAAGTTTTTGCAAGTACTTACAATGTGTCTTGTGGTTAGGAGAATGATCAAGAAGCCAACCCCCATCACAATAGTTTCCCATGACCACTGAAATTGTAGTAAGTAACACTATTAGATaaggattttttttatcaaaaaataaataaataaagaggaAAGGAATGATTGACTTACTTCGGATCTATGGTTGAAAACAGAGGACATGACAGGAATAAATTGCATTTTGCCAGTGAAATGAACAATTCCAAGAAGGCCCTTAAGCTGTTGAAGTGACACAATCACAGCAGCACCAGCAGTGAAACCAACCAAAGTTGGCTTTGACAAAAAGTCAATCAAAAATCCCAGCCtgaaaaattttaattaaatttatgtaAATTATAATACTAATCCAAAGTTGCTGACCATGAAAATTAAAGTGTAAAAACCACTAAGTAGAAGGAAGCATCTTGGGAGGTAGACATTAGTACATGTCACCATCAAATCAAGTTATATAGAATCTTGGTCTTTTTTCCATAGAAAAATGTTAGTTATCTCTCTATTCATCATGATTAATGCCCCTTCCATATTCAGTGATAATTCAACAAAAGAGACTTAAGCAAAACTCTGAATATATTCTACACAAAGAATTACTAAACTGCAATAATAAGCTTTACTACATATTCTTTTCACATG of the Brassica rapa cultivar Chiifu-401-42 chromosome A03, CAAS_Brap_v3.01, whole genome shotgun sequence genome contains:
- the LOC103861762 gene encoding MAR-binding filament-like protein 1, giving the protein MGKTKQEFEFAQKFQGYFGFDNLVTVDPVGRSGGLALHYNNEYQNLEGYIKKLDDATKDYSALKLTSETREAADADIIRSKEEEIQKINEKMDHAVKDVNESKDKVADLTEKYEDAKRMLEIELASVHNLRHELEGTKRTLQASRERVSDLEKMLDESRALCSKFESEVSKVHEEFDKAKKRYEENLADERRNGEVLASELAVEKDHVKKARDEIEELRREVEEASAKNQSLQKELVEVYKRGEATNKELKEEKETVSALEKEVKAMEKQMLMDREAMKALETDLEEAVKSLDEMNKNTATLSRELEKVNTHASSLEDEREVLQGSLEEARNASKEAKENVEDAHIVVMSLGKEREVLEKKVKKLEEELGSAKGEIVRMRSQQQDSIKAVNSSDER
- the LOC103861415 gene encoding probable sulfate transporter 3.4; its protein translation is MGHGTNRVEDMTSPNTATARETIVEIHSVCLPPKKTTFQKLKKRFADVFFPDDPLERFRNQTWRNKVILGLQSLFPIFTWGSQYDLKLFRSDVISGLTIASLAIPQGISYAKLANLPPIVGLYSSFVPPLIYSVLGSSKHLAVGPVSIASLVMGSMLSESVSPTQDPVLYLKLAFTSTFFAGLFQASLGLLRLGFLIDFLSKPTLVGFTAGAAVIVSLQQLKGLLGIVHFTGKMQFIPVMSSVFNHRSEWSWETIVMGVGFLIILLTTRHISMRKPKLFWISAASPLASVVISTLLVFLIRNKTHAISFIGHLPKGLNPPSSNMLYFSGTHLALAIKTGIITGVLSLTEGIAVGRTFASLKNYQVNGNKEMMAIGFMNMVGSCTSCYVTTGSFSRSAVNYNAGAKTAASNIVLASTVLVTLLFLMPLFYYTPNLILAAIILTAVIGLIDYQAAYKLYKVDKFDFFTCMCAFFGVLLVSVPLGLAIAVVVSVIKILLHVTRPNTLEFGNIQGTQIYQSLKRYREASRIHGFLILAVESPIYFVNSTYLQERILRWTREEESRIKENNGSTLKCIVLDMTAVSSIDTSGIEALFELRRRLEKQSLQLVLVNPVGSVMEKLHKSKIIESLGLSGLYLTVGEAVADLSSTWKAHGQP